Genomic window (Acropora muricata isolate sample 2 chromosome 11, ASM3666990v1, whole genome shotgun sequence):
CTTATGCATCACAGGTCAGCatgaaaattgaatttcttttttaaacaatgctTTGTTGGATAAGGCAGTGGAAGGGAATATTTTGGTTTGCCTGAGTCTTTTTGAGGTGTCTCAAGTCCAAGATTTGCACTACAGTGCTAGTATATGTAAAAACTTCctattttttaaacattttgtgttAAATTAATTGCCTTGCAGGTCCCACTGTCAATATCCTCTCTCAATCAAGGAGACTGCTTTGTGTTGGATTCTGGACGGAAATTATTTGTGTGGATTGGAAAGGAAAGCAATAAAAAGGAGAGATTCACTGTaagttttttttgccttttcaaaggAAATAGGCAGTGTTGCTGATATATTCATGCAGTAGGATATACCAATGCTAGACTGAAGATTGGGGAATCTTTATCGGCATGCATTGGTAGTAGTGTTTGCCTCAAGGAAAAGAGGTCCCAGTGCTTTGATGGAAGGTAGTACAGCTGGACGGGATTATTGACTGGGTGACAAGATCAAACAAGTTAATACGGATCAAATTAGTACCCTAATAAGATGACATAGTTGACGTTAGCAACAACGACACCAGGAAAcaataatctgattggttgaatgatgaAAGATAACTGTGCGGCAcccactttagtacaattctgtGACATGATCTTTCTCTGACCACTCCAAGACTTGCTTTCCTCCCATAGGAAGGTTTTCAGTAATGTCAGCATAGAGGGACATCATCATGGTTCCTATATACTGAATTTCCTTGTGTTTGGTAGGCTTGCCGCTTTGCTCAAGAGAGGAGAGATGAGGAAAGAGCTGGATTGGCATCTGTGTCTTTTATTGGTTAGTCCATCATCCACATTTACATCAGCGTCTTGCAAAGTCACTTAGTGACATGAGTGCAgtcccaataattattataagagggACTTGCTTGGGGAGGAGGGGTATAACCATAAAGTTATCACTTATCCTTTAAATGCCGATGCTTATCAGTTATCTCTCTGAATATTGCAGTGCTACCTTAGGAATAATTGACTTGTTGGCTTAAAGTTCTGTCACATAATTCAACTTTGTTGTTTTGTGGGTCAcactaaaaacaataaaattctgGTCACTTGCTAACTCGAGCTTTCTGAGGGCTGAAAGTAAAGGAGACCCTGAAAGCATTGACTAGACAAAGCTGCAAATGTAAGACACAGGCAAAAATGCAAACTACTCAAGCATGTGTATCAAGAAGTGGCATTTTCATTGCAGTAGCCAGCCATTGTTATTTACTGAACTCCTTAACCATGACTGTTGTGAAGTTAATGGGGCATCTTTGCACTTAGAAGGGTTAAGACAAAGGTCGTCCATAAGCAATCAGCAAATGTTGACAACTGTAAAGTTTTGGTGCATGCCAAATCTTAGCATTTCAATCCTGTGATTTCCTCACTCAGAGACCCCCGAGGAAGAAGAAGACTTCTTTTTTCACCTGACCGGAAATAGACGCATTGTGCCAATCACCAAGGAAGGGGACAGTGATGAAAAACACGAAGCAGTCCTGTCATTAAATTTATACAGGTCCTGAGACAGTGATCGACTCTCCCATGTCACTAATGTGAATTATTAACAGTCATTAATAGGGAAGTTACGCATTAATAGGAGggttttgaaaagaaatggGAATTCCCACTCTCCCCTCCACTTCCCTTTTAgacaccaacctcgttcccagggtctctcttcttcccttccttgGAGCCGGTCcaaggaagggaagaagagagaccctgggaacaaggttgttTAGACACATGCCATGAAGAATAAGAGCTTTAGTTACAATGATAATTTCAACGACTAgtatttcatctgaaatttgcaacataatttttgttattattttgtaaaCTATGACATAGAATGAGTTGAGTTCCCTGGTTTTGACAGCAGGGAAATCCTCAGTGTTAACAAAAGTGGAATCCACTCCAATCTATTTTTAGCACTGCTGCTGTTATTTGTAACGAAATATATCACTTTTTAAGATGTTCAAAAGCTATCaaaacttgttttgtttggttttgagGAAATTTGCATTTCCAAGCTTTTAATGTTAAAGCAAACCAGTTATACCAGAAAAAGATTATCTATCTTATCTTTCATGTTGTAGCTCCCACTCAATAAaggtttttatatttttcttggATGTGTAAAATTTGTACAAACTGTCAAGAAATAGTTAGTATGAAGTGGTTGCATGTATTGaccaaaaaaactgaaaatttattGTTGTCCTTGACATCGCTAAAAATTTGCTGATTTCATGTCAGGATGAGAAaggcaacaaaatgaaaaaaatgtgaaGCACATTTGTGAAGATGGTTTGTTTTTGGTGATTAGACTTATCTGTTTCTGACAATGTTGCTCTCGTTCAGGttgtcattgtttacaattatgtttcttttcttttttctttttgcagggTCAATGAAGATGAATCCGGAAACATTACAATGAAGGAAACTGGAAGTAAACCTCTAAAGCGAGATGATCTGGATTCTGATGTGAGTTTGACGCACACCTTAGGCTTAAGTGAACACTTTATGACATCTTGTGATTCCAACCCACAGGAACCGTAATCTCATTATTCAGCTGCATTGGACACACATATGGCTTAGGTAGTCAGTGACAATGGCAATCCTAATAGCTTCActcaccctaaccctaaccttaaccACCCCCATCCCTACCCCTACCCCTACCCCTACCCCTAACCAGGACTATTATTAGACTCCATCAATGTAAATTGGATTACAATtataagtaaatttttagctcaggataatgattttccagctttctgattggttcgctaagcccatgatatgagtcattattgttaagtttgaccaaataaggaaaaactgatggcgaatttcttgtgctgaaattttggatgtcggaaaaaaattttttgcggcgtcttcagtaaagaaaatgtcacgatttgaggaggtttcacccgaaaaaatcaagagaattacttgaaaatttactaaaacagttattcttcttggacttgccggatatgagctgataataacaaACTCGGCCTACAGCCTTGTTGGtgatatatatcagctcatatccggcacgtcctcgaagaatcaatgttaattattatttcaatctTAGACTTACCGAATAAACCAAGGTCTGGTCTTTAGTATTGCTCCAGGGACTCCTAGAATGAAACATGATAAAGTGAGCATGTTCATCCTCTGTGCTGTTTGACAAAAATTAAGGCAAAAATTGTGTTTTGTTAGGATGTCTTTATCCTGGAGACTGGGATGGGCATTTATGTTTGGCAAGGAAGGAATGCAACAAGGAACGAAAAAGCAAAAGCACTCAAAGATGCTCAGGTAATAAGATGCATGCACAGgaataaccacaaaataaaaaataatattataatcaaCAATAGGTGATAATAATCTTGAACATTGGGCTAAGGACTTGGATTTGTTCTCAGAAGTCCCAGTGGTTTGAGTGGTGGTTGGCTGTTGTTGTAGAGAGAGAATtggggaccttcagatccgactacaactacgagtacgagtacgacttttgagcgcgatatgcctgggtcttagctgtcgtagacacagttgttgccgtcgtcagcttgcaacaaaaatatttcagtaatttttgcgagtacgaagttgtaacattttgtcagtgGCAGGAACGTTTAGTacacaaacaacacaagatgccacaacatcgccaaaacattgcaagacAAGTtacacggaacatttcacagtgtattgGCGCCTTTAAAGAccaaccttttaactcgcctttgcacctgcagtgaactcgtagtcgggggacgagatttgtggAAAATCTCGTAGTGCGCGTCAAGACGGCGATGAAATAGCCTCATGCAATCGCGCATGCGCagcgggtacacattgaaaaactcgtacttgTAGTTGttgtcgtagtcggatctgaaggttcCTATTGTCTGTCTACCTTCAACCAGTTGGCATTCTCAAACTTGTGCTCTTGTCATGTATTTCCTTTAGTTCAGTACATTAGCTGCCATGTTGTTTTCAtgagggggtggggtggggtgggtcGGTGGATGGGTGGGGTGGAAAGAGACGATGTTCTTTCTTACCCTTCTCCCTCATCTTTTCACCTGATGAGAACAACAAGGGAGCTCTTTATCTATAGATTTAGCCAAACCAAAGAGCAGAGCTCCATTGttgagcccttgtattttactTGATAATACCGTTATGAGTGGCAACTAGTTCTGGTTTAGCCTAAGTTTGAGGTGAGAGTGAGCTCAAGAGGTATATGAAaccaaattattaataattgagAACACCCAAAGTCACAGGTGATATTGAGATGCCCTACCCCCTCCCCAAGAGTTTTGCACAATGATATCATAACCAAATTTCAGCTTGATGGGTTACCAATTTTTCTTACTAACGGTGCTATGCTGGTGGGCTTTGTGCACTGAAGCTTGGCTATAAAGTGTCTAGTAATAGCTGGAGTCTGTTATAGTTACAGTGGCTGTGAGGGTTAAATAAACTGCGTGTGCTTTGTAATTTGAAGGGGTTTTTATCAGCCAGACAGTTGGATCCAAACACTCCAGTGAAACTTATCAAAGAGGAGCTTGAGCCAACAGAATTCAAACAATACTTCAATCCTTGGGAGTCATTTGTTTCATTTGGAAACACCAAGACACAGGGCGTTGGAGTTGGTATAGCAACCAAAGGTAACATACTTTATGTATATCATTGGTTCCTGTGATAAATATACACTGCATCACAACTTGTGATGCCTACACAGATGAGTGTTAATCCCAGTATTCAGCTGTAAATTTTGTCTAGCAGGGACCCCAAGGATCAAGCTATTGCTCTGCAGGTGGAGCTTGCGTGACAAGCGTTAACCAACATGCAGTTAGCTTCTTAAATTTAATGCCACAATTTTGTTATCatacgagttgataagggtaaaaaaaatcattgcaaGAAGATTGCAAAGTTCATTTTTAGAGCATTAACTCTTCATCAAAGTCAAAAGGCAAGGCACCACATTTTCTAGATTTCATTTTGATCCATGTCTTTAACCCACCTAGTCAAGGTTGGGAGCATTTGAGGTCTTCTTCAATCCCATAGATTTACTTTTATTATAAATAGAATGCGATCTAGTAAGGAGTACTGTGAAGTTATAATGCCTGATGAAGAATCCTTTGCCAAATCCCCAACCACAGAAAGAGAAACTTGATTACTTTTATTAAATATGCTGACAGTTTTGTATCAATTCAATGGCTGTACGGACTCTACTAACAGAACACAATTAAGAGATGGTATCCCTGTGCACCAACCACAGTGATAGTATAGTGGTATTCAAGACTTTTTTTCCCCTTGTCTCtcttatgtccagaaataaaaaaaacatcaacaatgacaattttgcctACAATTTGGTAAATCTGGCAAGGATGACTATTTTGCTAAATTTGCCAACAAGCTAGAAGCTGAGGGCATAGATGGAGAATAATGTAATGTATTCCTTGTCTGATAAGACTGGAAAGTCTTGATTTGCATTTGGCACAACTTAGGAATTTTCTACCTACTCAGCTGCTGGTCACGTTTCTGAATCGAACTCTGGACTCTCGAATGGCAGGCAAGCCCTGCACCAGCGAGCGCTGTTTCGAAAATGGAATGTTTCTTATCAGCTGTTTGTCTCTCTGTTTGTGTAGAGAAACTTGACCAGAGGCCAAAGTTTGAAGTGAAATCCATGCACGACAGGAGAGTTTCTGTCACTAACAATAATTTCCCAGATGACGGCACCGGTAGCGTGAAAGTTTGGAGAGTCAAGTCTTTTACGTTGGAAGAAGTGGCACAAAAATACCACGGGGTATTCTATTCGGGTGACAGTTACGTTATTCTGTACACTTACCTGAAGAATTCCAAGGAATACCACATCATTTACTTTTGGCTGGTGAGTTTGTAGAAAAGACCTTTTCATACATGCAGTCCATGCAGGTGTACATGTAAGATTACGGAAGATTACATCGACTTGTCGCAGATGCACACGCCATTCCGATAATTCAGCGGTATCCCGATGAGTGTGGGATCAAAACGAGGCTATCAGGTCGAAAAACACTACCCCAATGTCTTTGCATCAATCACATCATCATcacttatattattattgacgGCATCATTGACAGGGAAATGACAGCACAATGGATGAGCAAGGTGCAGCCGCGGCTGCGGCTGTGCAGCTAGACGATCAGCTTGGCGGTGAACCCTACCAGGTCCGTATCTTTGAATATGATAGTTTTTAACCAAACCCACGCAAGTGACGAGTGCTTTTctcgcgcgctgattggctaactCGGAGTCCATTTGTGCTATTTTCCTCTCGGCAGTTGAATGGCAACAAGATAGCTTCCGGCAGTCGTAATCGTTTCGATAAGTAACTTTATGATAGACTACTGAGTTGTTTTGCTTCAAACTGAATTCATTTCAACGGTTGACCTGTCAACGGTTCCCGAAAAACATTCTCTCGATTTTAACGACGACATTTTTTAATGCGGACACTGCTAAGAAAAATCTCCGCTTTAAAAGCGACGATGTGTATGTCTAATGTTACAAAACAACACTTGGATCAAACTGAAAGTGCGCGCGAAAAAGTTTCCTCTGGGCTCGACAGCATGTGTGTTCATTGACTTAAGCGTAATTCTTTTATACGTACAATGCGTGAACAAATTTGCTAAATGGACAGGTTACTTCGGGGGTTTTGCACCGAAGTCCAGGAAGACCTTAAGAAGCGGTGACCATAACCAGGTTGCTGACCAATGGTTTGCTGCGGGTGCTCGTTCTTGCAGGctaagaaaaactgaaaaattagCACTTACGGAGTGAAGAGTGCCAGGTAGCAAGGAACATCACTGTCATGATCTCAGAAAACTAGTTCTGTCCGTTATTATTTAAGGATTTCCCAAAATCCTCCGCTCTTCAAAAGACTCGATAAGTCGTTCATTGCGCACGCGTGCATTCACGATTACATATCGACACGACTAAAATTAAGTCGTTCCAGGATAACCGAAGCGGTATCAGGTAAACAGCCCTTACGGGAACCTCTGAACGAGCAGTGCTAGTAATGAAAGCGTGGTACGCATAATTCTTTCGGTGTATTAACCGTTTCTGTTTTGAACTCTCAGATTCGAGTATGCGAAGGCAAGGAGCCACTACATTTCTTTATGATATTTGGCCACAAGCTGCTCATTTATCAAGTAAGTCTTGGAATAGATTGTCAGACTTTTTGAGAGAGACTGGAAAAACTAGTCTCCCACGATCAAAAGTCTGACAGCTTTCGTCATAAAGTGACTTACCGGCGTTTGTCACTGAGTCAACATTGGAGTGGGTCACGTGCACGTCACGTGTCCTATGCCACCGGAAATTTGTGTCCTGGATATCTGCTGAGGGCGAGAGCCAGTTCGTCAAACCCCAGTTTCCTTTGCTGGGTTTTAATCGTAATTTGTTAAGTTGTATTCATTTTCAAGCAGAGTAGAGTCAGACAATGTCACATATTCATTTGATGTTGTGTCATCATCGAAAACAATACAAGTTGTAATGAAAGTTTCCACCGCACCTATCTGGTGgaaacctcgttcccagagccaAAGGAGAGGTCCAGGGAGCGAGGCTGTAGCTCCTTCTTCTTCTGCTgtcgttttctttcctttaattCACAACGGCTTCTGtctgtttgctgttgttgtccTTCCTGTAATACACAAGGGCTTGTGCATTTGTCTTGTGAACATGTCTGTACCATGGATTTGGTTTGGTTTCAGGGAGGTCATGCCAGCGGCTTTAAGAATGTCAAAGATCAGGCGTATTCGTCTGACACACGCCTGTTTCAAGTTCGTGCTACCGGAAACAATGCTAGGATTGTTGAGGTAACAAGATAAATCTAAGGGTTGTTTTAATCTTGTCAAATCAAATGTTAGTAGGCGAGACGGGGAAACCGCAGTATCCGTGGGAGAACCGGAGTACTGAGGGGAAAAAACTTGGTTTTCCGTGGCGAAGGGAACCGGAGTATccgtgggaaaaaaaaagaacgtcGCGTGGAACAACATcgaaattttgacaaaaaatgaaaactttggaAAGTTTCTCATTTTCCAAGTAATTGTCGCTCGGCTGACAAGAAAAACAGCGGATATTCACTTGGCTGTGTTTCCCTCCACATTTAATTGCGGAAAGCCTAGTAACTAGTTCCCCGGGAGCAGCGAAAAAGCTACACTGTTGTGCATAAACTGCGCATGTTCAAGTCATGACCCGCGTCACTGAAGAGAACTTGTTTCAATCAATAGGTGGCGCCGTTAGCGCAGTCTCTCAACACAAGCGATGTCTTTTTGCTTAACAATGCGCATGCGAGCTTCTTGTGGGTTGGAAAAAAAAGCATCGGCGACGAGCGACACTTTGCGAGAGAGGTGGAAAAGCGAATTTCCGATTCGGCTGAGTTTAAAATGGTCCACGAGGGCAAGGAATCAGAGGTATTCTGGCAATTACTGGGTGGAAAAGCGGAGTATGCTTCAGAAAAGAATAGCGTCGTAAGTTGAATTACTTTGTTTGTCTTCCTTCCTATTTACTCGCCAGGAATGATAAGCGCATCGATTCGGGTCCCCACCTCCTGCGTCCGTCACTGGCAACTTAAGTTCTGTAAGTGagttaatagagagctttagatcccagagcgagaacgaagacgagcgcaagtttgtttgcttggttaTAGTTTGCCTGCATAATTGCTATACACATGTAAGGCAGGTGGGAACCTCTTGTCGGCCGCTCGTCGACAACGCGATTTCATCATCTCTTTTGATAAAAATCTTCCCTTCGTCAACCAACACTGGCTTATAACCCAACTGAGTTCTTGCGCCAGTTGTGTCTATCAGTTGTTTCCAGGAAACCGCGGTGCCGCGTTGCTATAGAagctatgccattggtggaaaaatgAACTGCAATCTTTCTACCAATGGCATAGCTCCTGCGACCCGGACGTAAACCACAGGCAACCCAGAATTCCTGTATTCACTTTGACGAAGGGGTAACGCTCTAAATATCAGCCTCGCGACCTTTTTGCGATGAAAATGTTATCCTTAcattatcaacttgtttgatacgaAATTTTCTTACATTAATGGCGCTCCGTTGAATGTGCCTATAAGCAAGACTAATTAAAAATCGCATTAACTTTTTTAAAAGGTAAGCAATGACGACAATACCGAATTTCCAGCAAGGCTATTCCATTGCTCCAATGCCTCTGGCAGATTCAGGGTTGAGGAGGTTCTGCAATTTGGTCAGGAGGATCTTGAAGAAGATGACGTCATGATTCTGGATGCTTGGAATCAGCTGTTTATTTGGGTTGGAAAACACgcgaaaaaagaagagaagagagATGCAATTTCAACTGCAGTGGTGAGAAATACGTGCTACTATCGCTCGTAATCAAGAGATAAATGATGAAGGGGATTTTAAAGCCTTTTTGTCTTGGCATGATGTTCCGTTTACGAATCTCCTTCGTAACCTATTGGTGGAGCTTCCGAACTAGTAATCGGAGGGTCGCGCGGGTTCGACACTTTGTTTGGAACACTCGGTTTTTCCCGAGCTTAACCGAGGTCAGCTTCGGAAAAACCACATCTTTTGGCGTAATACTCACCGTTGTCTTTGATTTGAGGCTTTTCATCGATACGTTCTGCCATCCCACCAGCAACGCGTTGTCTCATACTTGAGTCACATTAACCGAACTCATTCTCTGTTGTGACTATAGGAATACGTGAAGACTGACCCACGAGATCGCCAACCACAGATGACCATGTCGGTGATAAAGCAAGGAGCTGAGCCTGTGCAGTTCAAGTCTCTCTTTGCGGCCTGGGAACCTCAGATGTGGAATAAAAAAATGAGCTATGAAGATCAGATCAAAGCCATTAAAAAGGATAACGAGAAAGTGGATGAGACTAAGTGGAGCATGGTATGGCTGTATTGAATGATTTAATACTAATGTTAGAACTGTCTGTCAGCTTGGCCAAAAGCGTTTTTGTCTCCAAAGATTTGTCTGAAAGCAAGGCTGAAACCTTgaacccagatctcactctgagCTGGCCTGAGTTTCGCGaacgttaactaccatagagaCGTTCTGGTTTCAGTACTTCTAAAGAGATGGTTGGCTGACAAGTCCTTTTCTATCAAAgtgcgttcgccttgagaaattcaaatttcacagttgccctcgaagcttcccttctcggccaactgttcattttttgtaCAATTCTTTCCAGCCGTCGAAAGAGGTTTATTTTCTAATTATTCTTAGCAAGCAAAACCACTTCTCGAGAActgttatcagcggttttgacacataaacgaggatAGTGGGACATTTTCCCttgtattgacccattagcctcgtctacATGCAACTGTAAACAAGAGAGGCCTTGCCTGCAGGCTCAGCTTTAGTAAGCAGCTCTAACTTTAGTAATTGATTTTGCTTGTTAGATAGCATTCTTAGTATAAACATTTTACATATATTGGGTCTCTCGTTTGGATGTTGGTTTGATAAATTCGTTGGTTTTTTGTCTCTTCTAGTCCGAGTGGGACGAGATGCTTAAACCGAAGAATTTCCCATTGGAAACTCTGAAGAAGAAGGGGGAAGAACTACCCGAGGAAGTAGACCCAACAAAGAAAGAGGTATTGATAAAACCACCTTGTACAGCGCAATAAACAATACCACAGTAAAGCACAGCAccgtagctttcatttgaatggtcacgCTTTGGGATTTTAGTCACagacttaaaagttaaaaacaccTTTTACAGCATAATAAACGGCACCACAGGAAAGAACTGCTAAATGGCTTCATTTGAATTTTAGTCATACTGTTCCCTTGAAGAAAACCGATTTTTGGTTGGTTAAATCGACCAACGTTTTCAACCAGCTTTGAACTTGGTCGAAAACAATGTGCAACGGCCGCTGTAATTTTTTGGTATTTTACAACCGGTCTGGTGTAGATCTCGTTGCTGCTAAGATATCTGGAAACCACTCTTACCACGTTTTCAACTAGAAACGGTTGGAAAAGTTTTCTGTTACGAAACTTCAACCAATTCACGTTATGTGAAACAGCTGATTTCATGCACTGTCGATTCTAAGTTCATTTTGTTTCCCTTTAGATGCACCTGGAAGACGACAAATTTGAAGAACTTTTTCAGATGTCCAAGAAAGAATGGGAGAAGATTCCGCAGTGGAAGAAAAACCAACGGAAAAAGGAGCTGGATTTGTTTTAAGTGCGTTATATTTTTCCACAACTTAGGACAATGTTTTCACAATTATAGCTTCAATTTTGTCGTGGCTCTAAATTTCACGTGGCGACTTCAATTGTTGGGTGGCATAAATTATAGCGCATTGTAATAACTTAGTATAAATTTGTAATTCTGTGGAGAGTGGCTTAATCGTGCGTAACTTGCCTTATGCATCTTCCAGAGAGATGAAGCTTGGTGCACGAAAGAACCAGTTATATAACATAAGGAGCTCTTTAAGAAAGAAGCACGACGTCGGCAAATGATGGAGCATACACAAAGTGAAGATGACTTCTTCCAGGGTGTCAttccaaaataaaaattcacaTTATCAGTACCCCGAAGACGAAATCATTGCAGGTGTCGTTGTTCGCGTATTAGCTTCCATTGGTTAAGTTAACCTCGTTCCTAGTGTCTCTCACCTTCCCTTCCCCTGGAACGCGAgagagggaagaagagagaTCCTGTGAACGAGGTTGCAGTTAAGTAGATCAATCAATCTAACGGtttgcattttgttttgtattttaatcTATATTCCTTGGTGTTTGTGTGCCTCAAATCTTTCCTCCTTTGAGTCTGATTATTTAAAGCAGCTACGCTCAGACAGACCCTATATGTCAAAGCCGGGTTGGTTTTGCTGTCGACTGGGTGAATCGCGTCTCATTGAATAAGTACTACCAAAACCTCTATTATCAAGTAAATAGTGATTTATTCAATGGATAGAGCTATCTTCGGTTTGAACAACTGGTGTATTTAACCTAACACAGGGACACAGCGTTTGCCCTGAACAAAATACGAAATTTGGCCTGTGGTATGTGCGACACGTTAAAGCGGACAATTTCTCTTTCGTGTTGCCGACGCAATACGGGTGAAGTAGTGTAAAACTGATTTTTCGTGAACAGTTTTGAAGGGAACATAGACTAGGGTAGAATGATCTGCCATTGAGGGGTCGTGTTTTCGTCAAAACCTAAAAGCCAGCGATTTTTCACGTTTTCATTTCACAAACATCGACACAGAGGAGGCTTTGGATTGTGAAATCCGGATTTAGGTCTTAAAATCCGGATATTCGGATTTCCAGTCGGACACAAAATCCGAAAAACGATTTCGGGATGGATTTTGTTAATTGAAATCTCTGTCAGGTAATTGCAGTCACATGACACTATATACACGCGAAACCTGACGCTCAGATGGTGACTTAACAAAATCCGTCGCCAAATCCCTTTTCGGATTTTGTGCTCGATTGCAAATCCGAAGATCCGGATTTTAAGATCTGAATCGGGATTTCCCGGTCGAAAGCACCCAGAAATGTTCTtcaatgcgtgccgcacgtgcaggacgattgtttttcctcattcaaccaatcatgatTAGTGGCGTGTTGTTATTACCGTGGCTGTCGTAGTTTCTAGAAATTTCCGTAACAACATTCAACGGCGATTTTTGCCGTAGCACTCCTCTCCGATtgacattttttgttttaagttgATGATCTTCGAAGTTCGCTAACGAGAAATTTCAAGTATTAATTACATTGCATAAAGACATTATTCTTTATGTAGTAGATAGCGTTTAAATAAATTCAACGAAATATACAATATTTACTCAAAGATTTACTTTGCATTGCACTGAAGAGCGTACGCGTAAAATTGTGGAGGTAATTGCT
Coding sequences:
- the LOC136890159 gene encoding advillin-like, with amino-acid sequence MPVAETKAKAFPGAGSKPGLEIWRIEFFKAVKVDPKNHGKFYKGDSYIILKTWTAGSRADIFFWLGPETTQDEAGAAAQLSVMLDDELGGFPIQHREVGEHEDGAFLSLFPKGIELLAGGHASGFKEGKKKFEKRLFQVKGKRNAYASQVPLSISSLNQGDCFVLDSGRKLFVWIGKESNKKERFTACRFAQERRDEERAGLASVSFIETPEEEEDFFFHLTGNRRIVPITKEGDSDEKHEAVLSLNLYRVNEDESGNITMKETGSKPLKRDDLDSDDVFILETGMGIYVWQGRNATRNEKAKALKDAQGFLSARQLDPNTPVKLIKEELEPTEFKQYFNPWESFVSFGNTKTQGVGVGIATKEKLDQRPKFEVKSMHDRRVSVTNNNFPDDGTGSVKVWRVKSFTLEEVAQKYHGVFYSGDSYVILYTYLKNSKEYHIIYFWLGNDSTMDEQGAAAAAAVQLDDQLGGEPYQIRVCEGKEPLHFFMIFGHKLLIYQGGHASGFKNVKDQAYSSDTRLFQVRATGNNARIVEVAPLAQSLNTSDVFLLNNAHASFLWVGKKSIGDERHFAREVEKRISDSAEFKMVHEGKESEVFWQLLGGKAEYASEKNSVVSNDDNTEFPARLFHCSNASGRFRVEEVLQFGQEDLEEDDVMILDAWNQLFIWVGKHAKKEEKRDAISTAVEYVKTDPRDRQPQMTMSVIKQGAEPVQFKSLFAAWEPQMWNKKMSYEDQIKAIKKDNEKVDETKWSMSEWDEMLKPKNFPLETLKKKGEELPEEVDPTKKEMHLEDDKFEELFQMSKKEWEKIPQWKKNQRKKELDLF